A section of the Oncorhynchus tshawytscha isolate Ot180627B linkage group LG09, Otsh_v2.0, whole genome shotgun sequence genome encodes:
- the LOC112257472 gene encoding protein strawberry notch homolog 1-like isoform X3 has protein sequence MVEDFPRITVKMMDPGQDLLLAALSESGICPNDLFDFDPQDAAMPSPTQQSISISALGLDSGMEPTGVTAPPNPTGTIRHKPQPSTTTFVLNQLNQLPSLGTIVVTKPSTGGTARHTITVTKVVHTTPSALRGSTSTLTSSTALPSAVSTVVSSSLEQIQLKDLLRTGSLKGSTMKGSSLVELMRLKPPHDIAQPVATAIATGATELNNGIKEVSGKDSARVWVNDDVKVRSFSPTLKLPGMEEEAEEEEDEELGHAETYAEYMPMKLRIGLRHPDPVVETSSLSSVNPPNVWYRMSIPEETIDRGWLSALQLEAITYAAQQHETFLPNGDRASYLIGDGAGVGKGRTIAGIIYENYLLGRKRSLWFSVSNDLKYDAERDLKDIGAKNIPVYSLNKFKYGKISSKHNGSVKKGVIFATYSSLIGESQSGGKYKTRFKQLLHWCGQVFDGVIVYDECHKAKNVCPIGSSKPTKTGLAVLELQNKLPKARVVYASATGASEPRNMAYMSRLGIWGEGTPFREFSNFIQAVERRGVGAMEIVAMDMKLRGMYIARQLSFTGVTFKIEQVPLTTHYIKMYNKSVHLWVAAREKFQAAANLMDAEQRMKKSMWGQFWSAHQRFFKYLCIASKVRRVVQLAREEVKNGKCVVIGLQSTGEARTLEALEEGGGELNDFVSTAKGVLQSLVEKHFPAPDREKLFSLLGIDLPAMKIPFPSEAAAEQKGKKRKGANIKKAEKRKRKSGGLSGNSSDDSKSEESHKDDAESDDSFKSVSSGEDDEDDFNPFKDDSSEDEEDDPWLSGKRKGVKKCKEKKKKKSIDPDSIHSALLASGLGSIRPAFTTPPVKTSSTPAIAKVEVDDSCMTSQDAVEDAQQMKRDLLDQLDKLAQDLPPNTLDELIDELGGPDNVAEMTGRKGRVVSNDDGSISYESRSELDVPVEILNLTEKQRFMDGEKNIAIISEAASSGISLQADRRVKNQRRRVHMTLELPWSADRAIQQFGRTHRSNQVTAPEYVFLISELAGEQRFASIVAKRLESLGALTHGDRRATETRDLSRFNFDNKYGRNALEIVMKSIVNLDFPLVNPPSNFEGDFYKEILHGLIGVGLIHVEDRSGILSLDKDYNNIGKFLNRILGMAVQEQNALFQYFSDTLAAVIQNAKKNGRYDMGILDLGSGDEKVKKMEAKKFLTPGYSTSGHVELYTVSVERGMSWEDATHAWAEQSGPDDGFYVQIRNNKKTAILVKEVNSKKRLFLVYRPNTGKQLKLEAYADIKKKCKKVLSDDAKQHWMDQYQSSAEICSHAYWRGNCKKVSVGLQCEVGLRCRTYYVLCGSVLSVWTKVEGVLASVSGTNIKMQIVRLRTEDGQRIVGLIIPINCVSPLTNILSSSDQSQQLAVQQQQKWQQLHPQSLSHMHNMGSPPSLT, from the exons ATGGTTGAGGATTTCCCGAGGATCACAGTAAAA ATGATGGATCCTGGACAGGATTTGCTCCTAGCAGCCCTGAGCGAGAGCGGCATCTGCCCTAACGACCTGTTTGACTTTGACCCTCAGGATGCTGCAATGCCCTCTCCCACCCAACAG TCCATCTCCATCAGTGCCCTGGGTCTTGACTCAGGGATGGAGCCAACGGGAGTCACAGCTCCACCCAATCCTACAGGCACAATCAGG CACAAACCTCAACCCTCAACCACCACATTTGTCTTAAATCAACTGAATCAGTTGCCATCGCTGGGAACAATCGTTGTGACTAAGCCCTCAACTGGAGGCACGGCCAGACATACCATCACAGTCACCAAGGTAGTCCATACCACCCCCTCAGCCCTGCGGGGGTCCACTTCCACACTCACCTCCTCCACGGCTCTCCCCTCCGCAGTCTCCACAGTGGTTTCTTCCAGTCTAGAGCAG ATCCAGCTGAAGGACCTGTTGAGGACAGGCAGTCTGAAGGGCAGCACCATGAAGGGTAGTAGTCTGGTGGAACTCATGAGGCTCAAGCCGCCTCACGACATCGCCCAGCCGGTCGCCACAGCAATAGCCACAGGCGCCA CGGAACTGAACAACGGGATAAAAGAGGTGTCGGGTAAAGACTCCGCTCGGGTCTGGGTGAACGACGACGTGAAAGTGCGGAGCTTCTCACCTACACTA AAACTcccaggaatggaggaggaggctgaggaagaggaggatgaagagttGGGTCATGCTGAGACATACGCTGAGTACATGCCCATGAAAT TGCGGATCGGGCTGCGTCACCCAGACCCGGTTGTGGAGACAAGCTCCCTGTCCAGTGTGAATCCTCCCAACGTGTGGTACAGAATGTCCATACCGGAGGAGACCATCGACCGTGGCTGGCTGTCTGCTCTGCAGCTGGAGGCCATCACATACGCTGCCCAG CAACATGAAACATTCCTCCCTAACGGCGACCGAGCGTCCTATCTGATAGGAGACGGGGCCGGAGTGGGGAAGGGCCGGACCATCGCTGGGATAATCTACGAGAACTACCTCCTGGGCAGAAAGAGATCACTCTG GTTCAGTGTTTCTAATGACCTGAAGTATGATGCAGAGAGGGATCTGAAAGACATAGGAGCCAAGAACATTCCAGTCTATTCCCTCAACAAG TTTAAGTATGGTAAGATCTCGTCCAAACACAACGGCAGTGTGAAGAAGGGGGTGATCTTCGCTACGTACTCCTCTCTGATAGGAGAGAGCCAGTCTGGAGGGAAGTACAAGACCCGCTTCAAACAGCTGCTCCACTGGTGTGGACAGGTCTTCGACGGAGTC ATTGTGTATGACGAGTGTCACAAAGCAAAAAATGTCTGTCCCATCGGCTCGTCCAAACCCACCAAGACTGGACTGGCTGTCCTGGAGCTGCAAAACAAACTGCCCAAGGCGCGGGTGGTGTACGCTAGCGCCACTG GTGCGTCTGAGCCCCGTAACATGGCCTACATGAGCCGGCTGGGCATATGGGGGGAGGGGACCCCCTTCAGAGAGTTTAGCAACTTCATTCAGGCTGTGGAGCGCCG AGGTGTGGGTGCTATGGAGATAGTTGCCATGGATATGAAGCTGAGGGGGATGTACATCGCCAGGCAGCTGAGCTTCACGGGTGTCACGTTCAAGATTGAGCAGGTTCCTTTGACAACCCACTACATCAAGATGTACAACAAGTCTGTACACCTG TGGGTGGCTGCGCGGGAGAAGTTCCAGGCGGCTGCTAACCTGATGGATGCAGAGCAGCGGATGAAGAAGTCCATGTGGGGTCAGTTCTGGTCGGCCCACCAGAGGTTCTTCAAGTACCTCTGCATTGCGTCCAAGGTCCGCAGAGTGGTGCAGCTCGCCAGGGAGGAGGTCAAAAACGGAAAG TGTGTTGTGATTGGTCTCCAGTCGACAGGAGAGGCCAGAACACTGGAGGCcctggaggaaggaggaggagagctcAACGACTTTGTCTCCACCGCCAA AGGTGTGCTCCAGTCCCTGGTAGAGAAGCACTTCCCAGCTCCAGACAGAGAAAAGCTGTTCAGCCTGCTGGGCATTGACCTGCCGGCCATGAAGATCCCCTTCCCCAGCGAGGCTGCAGCAGAGCAGAAGGGAAAGAAGAGGAAAG gTGCCAACATAAAGAaggcagagaagaggaagagaaaatcAGGTGGTCTGTCGGGGAACAGCTCTGATGACAGCAAATCAGAAGAGTCTCATAAGGACGATGCGGAGAGTGACGACAGCTTCAAGTCGGTCAGCTCGGGAGAAGATGACGAAGACGACTTCAATCCCTTCAAGGATGATTCCAgcgaggatgaggaggatg ACCCCTGGCTGTCTGGAAAGAGGAAAGGGGTGAAGAAAtgcaaggagaagaagaagaagaagagcattgACCCAGACTCTATCCACAGTGCCTTGTTAGCTTCTGGTCTGGGCTCCATCAGGCCTGCTTTCACCACCCCCCCAGTCAAGACCTCCAGCACACCTGCCATAG ccaAGGTAGAGGTAGATGACAGCTGTATGACCAGTCAGGATGCTGTGGAAGATGCTCAGCAGATGAAGAGAGATCTGTTGGACCAGCTAGATAAGCTGGCTCAGGATCTACCTCCCAACACTCTGGATGAACTCATAGATGAGCTGGGAGGACCTGACAACGTGGCTGAG ATGACTGGGCGTAAAGGCCGGGTGGTCAGTAACGACGATGGCAGCATCTCCTACGAGTCTCGGTCTGAGCTGGATGTTCCTGTGGAAATCCTCAAcctcacagagaaacagaggttcATGGACGGAGAGAAG aACATAGCCATCATCTCGGAAGCAGCCAGCTCGGGCATCTCCCTGCAGGCTGACCGGCGAGTAAAGAACCAGAGGAGGAGGGTCCACATGACCCTGGAGCTGCCCTGGAGTGCAGACAGAGCCATACAGCAGTTTG ggaggacCCATAGGTCTAACCAGGTGACTGCTCCTGAGTATGTGTTCCTCATCTCTGAGCTGGCTGGGGAACAGAGGTTTGCCTCCATTGTGGCCAAGAGACTGGAGAGCCTG GGTGCCCTCACCCATGGAGACAGAAGAGCAACAGAGACGAGAGATCTCAGCAGGTTCAACTTCGACAACAAA TATGGCAGAAATGCTCTGGAGATTGTGATGAAATCCATCGTTAACCTGGACTTTCCGTTAGTGAATCCTCCATCGAACTTCGAAGGGGATTTCTACAAAG AGATCCTTCATGGGTTGATCGGAGTGGGTCTGATCCATGTGGAGGACAGATCAGGGATCCTGTCTCTGGACAAAG ACTACAACAACATAGGGAAGTTCCTGAACCGTATCCTGGGGATGGCGGTGCAGGAGCAGAACGCTCTGTTCCAGTACTTTTCTGACACGCTGGCAGCCGTCATACAGAATGCCAAGAAGAATGGACGCTACGACATGGGCATTCTGG aCCTAGGTTCTGGGGATGAGAAGGTGAAGAAGATGGAAGCCAAAAAGTTCCTGACTCCAGGCTACTCCACCTCCGGACATGTGGAGCTCTACACG gtgagTGTGGAGAGAGGCATGTCCTGGGAGGATGCTACCCATGCCTGGGCTGAGCAGAGTGGACCCGATGATGGCTTCTATGTACAG ATAAGGAACAACAAGAAGACTGCTATCTTGGTGAAGGAGGTGAACAGTAAGAAGAGGCTGTTCCTGGTCTACAGACCCAACACAGGCAAACAGCTGAAACTGGAGGCCTACGCTGACATCAAGAAGAAGTGTAAAAAGGTGCTGTCAGATGATGCCAAGCAGCACTGGATGGACCAGTACCAGTCTTCAGCTGAGATCTGCTCTCATGCTTACTG gcGTGGTAACTGTAAGAAGGTGTCGGTGGGTCTGCAGTGTGAGGTGGGTCTGCGCTGCAGGACGTACTATGTGCTGTGTGGATCTGTGCTCAGTGTGTGGACCAAGGTGGAGGGAGTCCTGGCCTCCGTCAGCGGAACCAACATCAAGATGCAGATCGTCCGTCTCAGGACGGAGGACGGGCAGAGGATTGTGG GCCTGATCATTCCAATTAACTGCGTCTCTCCTCTGACCAACATCCTGTCGTCGTCTGACCAGTCTCAGCAACTGGCCGTTCAGCAGCAACAGAAGTGGCAGCAGCTGCACCCTCAGAGCCTCAGCCACATGCATAACATGGGTTCACCACCCAGTCTGACCTGA
- the LOC112257472 gene encoding protein strawberry notch homolog 1-like isoform X2, with protein sequence MMDPGQDLLLAALSESGICPNDLFDFDPQDAAMPSPTQQSISISALGLDSGMEPTGVTAPPNPTGTIRHKPQPSTTTFVLNQLNQLPSLGTIVVTKPSTGGTARHTITVTKVVHTTPSALRGSTSTLTSSTALPSAVSTVVSSSLEQIQLKDLLRTGSLKGSTMKGSSLVELMRLKPPHDIAQPVATAIATGAKIILVSTKMMHKSAELNNGIKEVSGKDSARVWVNDDVKVRSFSPTLKLPGMEEEAEEEEDEELGHAETYAEYMPMKLRIGLRHPDPVVETSSLSSVNPPNVWYRMSIPEETIDRGWLSALQLEAITYAAQQHETFLPNGDRASYLIGDGAGVGKGRTIAGIIYENYLLGRKRSLWFSVSNDLKYDAERDLKDIGAKNIPVYSLNKFKYGKISSKHNGSVKKGVIFATYSSLIGESQSGGKYKTRFKQLLHWCGQVFDGVIVYDECHKAKNVCPIGSSKPTKTGLAVLELQNKLPKARVVYASATGASEPRNMAYMSRLGIWGEGTPFREFSNFIQAVERRGVGAMEIVAMDMKLRGMYIARQLSFTGVTFKIEQVPLTTHYIKMYNKSVHLWVAAREKFQAAANLMDAEQRMKKSMWGQFWSAHQRFFKYLCIASKVRRVVQLAREEVKNGKCVVIGLQSTGEARTLEALEEGGGELNDFVSTAKGVLQSLVEKHFPAPDREKLFSLLGIDLPAMKIPFPSEAAAEQKGKKRKGANIKKAEKRKRKSGGLSGNSSDDSKSEESHKDDAESDDSFKSVSSGEDDEDDFNPFKDDSSEDEEDDPWLSGKRKGVKKCKEKKKKKSIDPDSIHSALLASGLGSIRPAFTTPPVKTSSTPAIAKVEVDDSCMTSQDAVEDAQQMKRDLLDQLDKLAQDLPPNTLDELIDELGGPDNVAEMTGRKGRVVSNDDGSISYESRSELDVPVEILNLTEKQRFMDGEKNIAIISEAASSGISLQADRRVKNQRRRVHMTLELPWSADRAIQQFGRTHRSNQVTAPEYVFLISELAGEQRFASIVAKRLESLGALTHGDRRATETRDLSRFNFDNKYGRNALEIVMKSIVNLDFPLVNPPSNFEGDFYKEILHGLIGVGLIHVEDRSGILSLDKDYNNIGKFLNRILGMAVQEQNALFQYFSDTLAAVIQNAKKNGRYDMGILDLGSGDEKVKKMEAKKFLTPGYSTSGHVELYTVSVERGMSWEDATHAWAEQSGPDDGFYVQIRNNKKTAILVKEVNSKKRLFLVYRPNTGKQLKLEAYADIKKKCKKVLSDDAKQHWMDQYQSSAEICSHAYWRGNCKKVSVGLQCEVGLRCRTYYVLCGSVLSVWTKVEGVLASVSGTNIKMQIVRLRTEDGQRIVGLIIPINCVSPLTNILSSSDQSQQLAVQQQQKWQQLHPQSLSHMHNMGSPPSLT encoded by the exons ATGATGGATCCTGGACAGGATTTGCTCCTAGCAGCCCTGAGCGAGAGCGGCATCTGCCCTAACGACCTGTTTGACTTTGACCCTCAGGATGCTGCAATGCCCTCTCCCACCCAACAG TCCATCTCCATCAGTGCCCTGGGTCTTGACTCAGGGATGGAGCCAACGGGAGTCACAGCTCCACCCAATCCTACAGGCACAATCAGG CACAAACCTCAACCCTCAACCACCACATTTGTCTTAAATCAACTGAATCAGTTGCCATCGCTGGGAACAATCGTTGTGACTAAGCCCTCAACTGGAGGCACGGCCAGACATACCATCACAGTCACCAAGGTAGTCCATACCACCCCCTCAGCCCTGCGGGGGTCCACTTCCACACTCACCTCCTCCACGGCTCTCCCCTCCGCAGTCTCCACAGTGGTTTCTTCCAGTCTAGAGCAG ATCCAGCTGAAGGACCTGTTGAGGACAGGCAGTCTGAAGGGCAGCACCATGAAGGGTAGTAGTCTGGTGGAACTCATGAGGCTCAAGCCGCCTCACGACATCGCCCAGCCGGTCGCCACAGCAATAGCCACAGGCGCCA AGATAATACTGGTCTCGACAAAGATGATGCATAAATCAG CGGAACTGAACAACGGGATAAAAGAGGTGTCGGGTAAAGACTCCGCTCGGGTCTGGGTGAACGACGACGTGAAAGTGCGGAGCTTCTCACCTACACTA AAACTcccaggaatggaggaggaggctgaggaagaggaggatgaagagttGGGTCATGCTGAGACATACGCTGAGTACATGCCCATGAAAT TGCGGATCGGGCTGCGTCACCCAGACCCGGTTGTGGAGACAAGCTCCCTGTCCAGTGTGAATCCTCCCAACGTGTGGTACAGAATGTCCATACCGGAGGAGACCATCGACCGTGGCTGGCTGTCTGCTCTGCAGCTGGAGGCCATCACATACGCTGCCCAG CAACATGAAACATTCCTCCCTAACGGCGACCGAGCGTCCTATCTGATAGGAGACGGGGCCGGAGTGGGGAAGGGCCGGACCATCGCTGGGATAATCTACGAGAACTACCTCCTGGGCAGAAAGAGATCACTCTG GTTCAGTGTTTCTAATGACCTGAAGTATGATGCAGAGAGGGATCTGAAAGACATAGGAGCCAAGAACATTCCAGTCTATTCCCTCAACAAG TTTAAGTATGGTAAGATCTCGTCCAAACACAACGGCAGTGTGAAGAAGGGGGTGATCTTCGCTACGTACTCCTCTCTGATAGGAGAGAGCCAGTCTGGAGGGAAGTACAAGACCCGCTTCAAACAGCTGCTCCACTGGTGTGGACAGGTCTTCGACGGAGTC ATTGTGTATGACGAGTGTCACAAAGCAAAAAATGTCTGTCCCATCGGCTCGTCCAAACCCACCAAGACTGGACTGGCTGTCCTGGAGCTGCAAAACAAACTGCCCAAGGCGCGGGTGGTGTACGCTAGCGCCACTG GTGCGTCTGAGCCCCGTAACATGGCCTACATGAGCCGGCTGGGCATATGGGGGGAGGGGACCCCCTTCAGAGAGTTTAGCAACTTCATTCAGGCTGTGGAGCGCCG AGGTGTGGGTGCTATGGAGATAGTTGCCATGGATATGAAGCTGAGGGGGATGTACATCGCCAGGCAGCTGAGCTTCACGGGTGTCACGTTCAAGATTGAGCAGGTTCCTTTGACAACCCACTACATCAAGATGTACAACAAGTCTGTACACCTG TGGGTGGCTGCGCGGGAGAAGTTCCAGGCGGCTGCTAACCTGATGGATGCAGAGCAGCGGATGAAGAAGTCCATGTGGGGTCAGTTCTGGTCGGCCCACCAGAGGTTCTTCAAGTACCTCTGCATTGCGTCCAAGGTCCGCAGAGTGGTGCAGCTCGCCAGGGAGGAGGTCAAAAACGGAAAG TGTGTTGTGATTGGTCTCCAGTCGACAGGAGAGGCCAGAACACTGGAGGCcctggaggaaggaggaggagagctcAACGACTTTGTCTCCACCGCCAA AGGTGTGCTCCAGTCCCTGGTAGAGAAGCACTTCCCAGCTCCAGACAGAGAAAAGCTGTTCAGCCTGCTGGGCATTGACCTGCCGGCCATGAAGATCCCCTTCCCCAGCGAGGCTGCAGCAGAGCAGAAGGGAAAGAAGAGGAAAG gTGCCAACATAAAGAaggcagagaagaggaagagaaaatcAGGTGGTCTGTCGGGGAACAGCTCTGATGACAGCAAATCAGAAGAGTCTCATAAGGACGATGCGGAGAGTGACGACAGCTTCAAGTCGGTCAGCTCGGGAGAAGATGACGAAGACGACTTCAATCCCTTCAAGGATGATTCCAgcgaggatgaggaggatg ACCCCTGGCTGTCTGGAAAGAGGAAAGGGGTGAAGAAAtgcaaggagaagaagaagaagaagagcattgACCCAGACTCTATCCACAGTGCCTTGTTAGCTTCTGGTCTGGGCTCCATCAGGCCTGCTTTCACCACCCCCCCAGTCAAGACCTCCAGCACACCTGCCATAG ccaAGGTAGAGGTAGATGACAGCTGTATGACCAGTCAGGATGCTGTGGAAGATGCTCAGCAGATGAAGAGAGATCTGTTGGACCAGCTAGATAAGCTGGCTCAGGATCTACCTCCCAACACTCTGGATGAACTCATAGATGAGCTGGGAGGACCTGACAACGTGGCTGAG ATGACTGGGCGTAAAGGCCGGGTGGTCAGTAACGACGATGGCAGCATCTCCTACGAGTCTCGGTCTGAGCTGGATGTTCCTGTGGAAATCCTCAAcctcacagagaaacagaggttcATGGACGGAGAGAAG aACATAGCCATCATCTCGGAAGCAGCCAGCTCGGGCATCTCCCTGCAGGCTGACCGGCGAGTAAAGAACCAGAGGAGGAGGGTCCACATGACCCTGGAGCTGCCCTGGAGTGCAGACAGAGCCATACAGCAGTTTG ggaggacCCATAGGTCTAACCAGGTGACTGCTCCTGAGTATGTGTTCCTCATCTCTGAGCTGGCTGGGGAACAGAGGTTTGCCTCCATTGTGGCCAAGAGACTGGAGAGCCTG GGTGCCCTCACCCATGGAGACAGAAGAGCAACAGAGACGAGAGATCTCAGCAGGTTCAACTTCGACAACAAA TATGGCAGAAATGCTCTGGAGATTGTGATGAAATCCATCGTTAACCTGGACTTTCCGTTAGTGAATCCTCCATCGAACTTCGAAGGGGATTTCTACAAAG AGATCCTTCATGGGTTGATCGGAGTGGGTCTGATCCATGTGGAGGACAGATCAGGGATCCTGTCTCTGGACAAAG ACTACAACAACATAGGGAAGTTCCTGAACCGTATCCTGGGGATGGCGGTGCAGGAGCAGAACGCTCTGTTCCAGTACTTTTCTGACACGCTGGCAGCCGTCATACAGAATGCCAAGAAGAATGGACGCTACGACATGGGCATTCTGG aCCTAGGTTCTGGGGATGAGAAGGTGAAGAAGATGGAAGCCAAAAAGTTCCTGACTCCAGGCTACTCCACCTCCGGACATGTGGAGCTCTACACG gtgagTGTGGAGAGAGGCATGTCCTGGGAGGATGCTACCCATGCCTGGGCTGAGCAGAGTGGACCCGATGATGGCTTCTATGTACAG ATAAGGAACAACAAGAAGACTGCTATCTTGGTGAAGGAGGTGAACAGTAAGAAGAGGCTGTTCCTGGTCTACAGACCCAACACAGGCAAACAGCTGAAACTGGAGGCCTACGCTGACATCAAGAAGAAGTGTAAAAAGGTGCTGTCAGATGATGCCAAGCAGCACTGGATGGACCAGTACCAGTCTTCAGCTGAGATCTGCTCTCATGCTTACTG gcGTGGTAACTGTAAGAAGGTGTCGGTGGGTCTGCAGTGTGAGGTGGGTCTGCGCTGCAGGACGTACTATGTGCTGTGTGGATCTGTGCTCAGTGTGTGGACCAAGGTGGAGGGAGTCCTGGCCTCCGTCAGCGGAACCAACATCAAGATGCAGATCGTCCGTCTCAGGACGGAGGACGGGCAGAGGATTGTGG GCCTGATCATTCCAATTAACTGCGTCTCTCCTCTGACCAACATCCTGTCGTCGTCTGACCAGTCTCAGCAACTGGCCGTTCAGCAGCAACAGAAGTGGCAGCAGCTGCACCCTCAGAGCCTCAGCCACATGCATAACATGGGTTCACCACCCAGTCTGACCTGA